DNA sequence from the Coregonus clupeaformis isolate EN_2021a chromosome 30, ASM2061545v1, whole genome shotgun sequence genome:
cctaatttgcttcactctgtctgcatttctttcaaaaggcacacggtacagttgttttaaagacacctggtgccttttcagcatgcgTGCAATAGTCGGCAAATTTATGGATTAcacattgttaaacatgtcttcattgtccaagatatgctggcgaatttctgtaaggcgaatataatttctggcccgaaccaaatcaaccacagcctgctcttgttggtcagtcagaattttgcctctgcctcccctatttggcctagtctcaattctgcagggaacattacagtaagaagacacttgctcacatcacctactctgtgatacacattggtatgcagtcatttgacaattgagagtagcataatgtttagtgcatgctgacgacttaccggttctcattgcggaatgttctgattattgaggccacggttgaccttctaaggtttggttgtatcattgtagccgcctcagtcattgtcatgccatgatttatgacatggtctacaaTTATTGCTCagatttcattggacactctttgctgttgctgccgctgtcttggtccgtggccttgtcctctaccacgttcccccacatctctcaaacgaggcccacgaccacctctcagaagggtgcttgtcccctgccattcctttgaccaacatgtcttcctcgtcttcctcccatcactgcttgacctctattgtgacctggatcgcctgccagctccatgttacagtacgtatcgctatgttgttgcaagtggatcccaatcaattctttatatactctttccacaatgtgaactcaatcatcagtaacgagttggcagaattggacaagcaattacaagggtctgcatccatacagtgcagtactgtcaatactgtaaatagtctgaaaaggtggtacatgggaccatagaaacggtgtctgataaagaatgatgatgaaatattacatccatagataatgtagtctaattggttcatgctccacactaattggtgacaatgaatctcgttatcttgaaactttcatgatctaaacatggaatattgtttgtctgtttccatacaactatgcattaagagtaatgaaacagttacttatcattttgagcagttgtatcaattgatagttggataattgtaatgaaatgaatagacactcatctgaaatgtaatgtgtgaattgccttttgaaatagtagtactttgatgttaagttgtgtcatattgaacaggtgatttttgttaaatgaacaaatgatcttagttttatgtgtattgtatccaagcaattgaaaaaagtgttagagttttgaaaaatgtgcattttgatcattggttgtgagttttgtgtctagagttttgaaaaatgacgtcaaggttctgaaattagtgccaaagtgattgtaaaaaactgtaagacctagacaaccaggtgaggcgagttccttactaatcattgaccttaattcatcaatcaagtacaagggaggagcgaaaacctgcagacactcggccctccttgGACTGAGTTTGACACATGGTCTAATGCCTAGGAGAGTACAAGTGTACTAATCACTCTCAGTGAAATGTTCAGTGGGTGGAGCAGCAGCAGTGTGGGTGCAGACAGGAATACTTACCTATTCCTGTGAGTGGGGGTTGAGGTGTTTTTGCAGGCTGGGCCGCCCCTCCTATGACAGCTTTGGCCCCTATGGCAGTCACAGGGGGTGTGTTTGCGACAGGTGCCtgttggaagagagagagagagacagagagatgaggaaCACGGACGGTTAAAGGTGGCAAACTGACTGTATACCATTAATTCTGTTCTGATGCACTCAAAGATTAGCCTTATATCATGGCGACCCCTGCTGTAATATCCCATGCCAAAACGTCATTTGACAGACATATGCAGAATGATGAGTATTAGCAATAAGCCAGAGATCATTGGGCAGAAACAATTGGCACGCTTCCTCCCTGCAAACCAACCAGCTGTGCATCTAAATGTGCATCTTGATTTACAAACTGGGAATATGATCTCTGTAAGGGGTTATTGGATCAAATATAACATAGCTAATTAGCTTAGCATTGTGGACGCTTGACAAATAATCACACATGATCTGTTTTGCATTCACTCTACCCTGCGAACGGATGCAATGCTCCTCAATTTCCTTTTAAACCACGTATGTCGTCAGTATAGGCTACAGCATAGAGATCCTACAATTCCTATAATACAGGATTTCTATGGGCTACAGTACAGCATTATATGTAAAACACAACACATAGCCGAAAGACTTTGCACATTGTATAGTTGTGTATATTATAAACAAGGTGCTGTATTCAGAGACATAACAAAACAAACAGGGAACGGAAGGATGGAGAAGGATTTGCAGCGGAATACATTTTGGGGGATgaatctctctcctccatttgAGTGGAATAGACAGAGGCTGTTACACTGCCACTATCTACAGCCACAGTGCTAATCACAAGACTAGATAAGGTCTGCCAACAGGGTTTCACACACTGAAATAAAACCTCCTCTCAGAATGATACGCTAGGccttatcagagagacagagggagagagggggtggagagggagatggagagagagagagatagagatagagatggggggaggcaagaaagagatgagaggagagggagaggtcacCAAAGACCTCTAATGCTGTCTCAACGTGTGAAATAATAATCTACATACATTTACAGTGATTCTCATTATAATTCATACATTTCCAATCTAGTGTCACTGATTGTAACCACACTTGTACTGTACTAAGTCATAATCCTGTACTCACCGCAGTTGGTGGCAGTTGCCCCATTGCGCCTCCTGCCTGTGGCAGGCGACTGGCCTGACCAGGACCAAGCTGACCAGGCTTGGCCTGTAGACCCTGCTGGGCTTGGCCCGGGCCCAGAGGCTGCTGGCCCCCAGGAGTTGTGCCTGCAGGGGTGGTgcctgtctgccgtgccgccgaGGTCTGGGGCTGCTGCTGCAGCTGGGTGCGCTGGCCTGGCTGCAGCCCGTCCTGCTGGGAGGTAGGACCCTGTCCCCTGGAGCCCGGAGGCCCACTGGTGGAGCCCTGTCCACGTCCAGAGCTGCCCTGGCCcctggaggaagaggaagggtgGCCCTGGAGGTCCTGCTGCTTCCTGGAGGAAGTCCGCCCATCGTGGGAGGATGAGGACTTGGAGGAGCGGCCCTGGCTGTGGTGGAGGCCCGACGGGTCCCTGGAGTAGTCCGACGAGTGGTACCCCCCCTGGGAGCGGGAGTCGCCCCTCTTTCCTGACGAGGACAACTGGCGGGAGTCGTGGCGCATGGACGGGTCTTTGGGATGGCCCTTGGAGGACCGAGAGGAGCGGGGCTCGTCCAAGTGGCGGGACGAGGAGTGTCTCCCGGAGCTGCCGCTGCCATGGGGGCGGTGGTCCCGTGAGGAGGAAGAGTGACGGGTTTGGCCATACTCGTCCTGGGGCCACAGGTCCTCCTCTGGGGGCTCATCGTAGTCGTGGTAGCTGTGCTTGATGTGGCGGCTGCGGCCGGACGAGGAGTGGCCACCACTGCCGTAGTGGCGGGAGCCGGAGCGCAGGTCCCTGGGCTTCTCAAACCAGTCTGTCTCCTCTTGGCCAAGATTGTAGGCTTTGGAAACCAAGAGCAGATCACAGTCAATCTCCAAGTCCGACGGCGACAGAGGCATGCAGACTGAGGCCATGCAAAAGAAGAACGGGAaggagagaaaataaataaaagagaaGTTGATATTTACACCCATGCATAATATGAAAACACGGCACACATAAAAAAAGACAACAAATGTAAAAGACTGATAAACAATCTAAAAATAAGTTAATCACAACAAGTAAACAAAACCGAACTTttacaagacaacaacaacattgtGTAAAAGAAAATGATGCACCTCAGAAGAACATGCGAGAGAAAGTGACGAACAAAGTGAAGAAACTGGACATGCGGATCATGCAGATTTGGCACAGGTGCACAGCACAGacagcagtcagtcagtcgggACGAGATCTGCCAGTATAGCCCTCAAGACGCAACACCAGTAAAGCATgcaatgactctctctctctttcgctcatcTAGCCTTatctgtgggtgggtgggggacgTTTATACGTGGGCATAGACTGGCATTCAGCACCCATTTACCTTCGCTGTCCGAAACAGCGCAATGCATATCGTCTATAATGTAAGAATCGTCTGGTTTGTAGACGTGTGTCCGGGGCAAGTCTCTCATGTGGTCCTGCACGTCAGGCAGGGAGTGGCTGGAGCCGTACTGGCCATAATACTGACTACTACGGCTGTCGTACAGCTCTGGGCCCAGGGAGGAGGCCCTCACATGAACACCCATGGAACTGAGCGGGCTCTCCTCCTCCGAATACTGGGAGCGCATGGGGGGTCTGCCCCGGCTATATCCCGCCCTGTACGACGAGCGATCCCTGTCCCCATCTCTCTCGTAGGAGCGGCTGCGGTAGCCGGCATAGTCCCGGGATGAGATCTTGTCCATGCCATAGCCTGTGGAGCGTGAACGGCCCGAGGTGTAGTACATGCGCTCGTCCTCTTCGGGATAGGAGTATCTCTTCTGTTCATAGGAGCTCTTCCTCAGGCCGTAGGCCATGTCGTCCTGCAGCTTCCTGGCCCGCGACACAACGGTGCAGCTGCCACCGCCCGACATGCTCATGGTGTAGGAGGCCAGGTCAGCCTCCACGTCGCGTGCCTCCTCGATGGGAGAGAACTTGGAGATCTTCTGCTCCATGCCTTGCTTGCGGTGCTTGCTGCGCTTGGTGGACATGACGGCCGGAGCCAGGCTCTTGGAGGCGTGCTTCTGGACTCCGGTGCGCTGTGTGCCGTGTTTGGTGTAGTCATCATAGTAATAGGAGGATCCCCCACCCATGCTAGTGCTGCTGCTGCCCACTACTCGGCCGTATGTGTCTGACCCTCGTGGGTGGTAGCTGCTCTTACCCCTGCCATGGTGGTCGTACAAATCTTCCTCCCTGGTCAGCTCGTCCTCCGGCCTGCCGTAGGAACTCCCTCCTCTCGCCGGGCCGCTCTCCCCCATGTAGCGTCCACCGTGACCGTCGCTTCGGTGCATGTCCGCCGCCATGCCACCCAGGCCGTCCTTGGTCAGCTCACTGATGTCGTCGCACATGACGTAGTTCCTTGGAATGTTCTGCTCCAGGCTGGCGGGGCCGTAGAGACCGTCCTGTGCATAGGTGGACAGGCTGTCAACCGAGTGCAGACGGTCAGATGGAGTGCCGTGGCCGTAGCTGTTGGCCACTGTAGCGGTGTACTGGCCGTAGGAGCTGGCTGTAGTGGTGGTGTAGCCGTAGGTGTTAGCTGTGGTAGTGGTATACTGGCCGTACGTACTGGCCGGGGTGGAAGTGTACTGCTGCCCGTATGTGTTGGCAACTGTCGTCGTGTACTGGCCATATGTACTGGAGACTGTAGAAGAGTACGGCCCATAAGTGTTGGCCATAGTGGTACCACCAGTATACTGTCCATACAGGGGCGCCCCACTGGAGGAGGAGTAGATGGCATCTTGGGCCGTGGTGGTCACCACTACAGTGGGGTTGCTTATAACCTCATAGTTAGTGGGCATCTTGTGCTCCAGGTCAGCCAGAGAGGTCTGTCTGGGTCTCTGGTGAACAGTGAGGATGTCTGCCTGGGGCTGGTAGGGAGTGGTCTGGCTAGGGCCAGCTGGGTAGGACACCTGGCTGGGGTATGGAGAGGTGTGGGTGGGGTAGGGAGGTTGGCCAGGCTGGGCAGGCTGGGCAGGCTGGAACCCCTGGTGGCTTGGCTGTTGCTGTTGCTGGAGCAGTGGCTGCACCCCCTGCTCTGTCGGGTAGGGGGGCTGGCTCTGGGGGTATGTGTGGGAGGGGAAGGACCCCTGGGTCTGGTAGGATGGGGGAAGATGTTGGGTCTGCAGGGGGGTGGGCTGGGGAAGAGCTGCTGCCTGGGCCACTGAAGGGTAGGGGGGCTGGTTGAAGGCTGCGGTCTGGTAAGGGGTGCCAGGCTGGGGTGCTGGAGCTGGCTGGCTCTGGGGGTGGTAGGACTGGTAGGAGatgaaggaggaggtgggagggaaCTGGGCGGCTGTGTTGAGGTCGCTGGTGAACTGGCTCAGTGGTGCTGTGCTGGGTCTGGTCAACACCCCGTTGCTCTCGTAGGAAGCTACCGCTGCCGCCAGCCGTAGGTTATTCAGTTCACTGTCTGACATGTAGTCTCGCGGGTCGCCCATGCAGCGCAGGTAGGCCatatccctcctctccctctccttcaccaGGGTCTCTTTGCGCTGATGAATGCCCAGTTCCAGGTAGCGCAGCTTGGCATcaatctccttctcctcctcctccagctcctgcTGCTGCTTGCGGAGCTTGGTGGACTCCTGCTCCACGGCCTTCAGTTCGTGGGTGAGGTCCTTCAGCAGGCTGGCTTTGGCTGCCAGACCTGGCCTGGACCCGGCCCTCAGGGAGGGCACAGCGGGCATGTACATTTGGGGGAGGGCCGGGGTGATAATGGGGAGGTGGCTCTCCTCTGGAGGCGGGCTGGGCAGGGTCCTCTTCACCTTCCTCAGGGCGCTCTGCTGCAGGGCGGCGAGCTGCAGTGAGACGGTACAGGGCCGTGAGAgcaggaggttagggttagagcttgGCACAACAGAGCATGGCACATGTGACATAGATATGTATTGATTCTCAAGGACAATACAAATACAAGTTACATTCTTATGGTGTGATTATTCATTACTCAATGTGCCTGTACAAAAGAGAAAAGCAATAAACAAATTGCTGTAAACTGAAGCTTGGTAAATATCAATATGTTTGCTACCTTAAATGGTATTGCTTCAGTTACATAGCAGTGCAAAGCAATACAAATGTCTATAATCTAACATGTCCACTAACATTTCTCTAGTATGTTACATCCTCAGCCATGCCACAACTGTGTAGGCAGCACTATGTGAGTGTGTAATAGTTAAttaattcatagtttcattgtgGTAATTAAACTTGGATTTCCATTGGGGGTTAAATTAATCACAGCCACAGTCTCAAGAAAGGTTGGGGAAGATAGCCCCAGTATCTGTCAGCAACATTACTGTTCAATTATGACAATCTCATGAAGATGCTCCCACAACAGCAGTTCTACATAATCTCAGTAAATGTTTTACAACCATAAACCTCTCTCCAGAAATTCTAGTAGGGTATCAAATAAGCCCAATTATTTCCCAATACAATTGAAGGTCTTATAGAGACAAGCTATATTCAGTCGTGCCAGTTCTGACAGTCGTGTCAGTTCCTCTCCACTCTTTCATCGCCTTCAAATCCTCAATATTTATGAAATCAACCAACTTCAAGTCTATCTGTTTGTCTTCCAACTTAAAATTAGTTTATTTTCAAATGCTATTCAAATGTAATACTCAGGTTCATCATTACTCTACAAGAACTGCCACTGAATTCCACACACCTTTTTTCTGTACAAGATTAGGTCAATTCTCCATCACATACTGAGGTCAATAATGTTTTGTTAAGTCTCCCTGACCCCCTCAAACACTGCAACAGCTCCTTCAACAACTCCTTCAAATACAAAATTAAAAAATATCTACTGGACATTCCACTCAATGACTTATCTCAATAGTTTCCTGCCTATTTGTCACTTACTTTGATTATGCATTTTAATAATACATAATCCACCCCCAAATCATCATGTTTTCCTTTTTCTTTGTGTAAATCTCCAATTATTTATTAATTGGTCTTAAAAATCAGGatactttttttgttttgttttataaaTATTTGAAAGGGGGAGGTGCCTTACAAGCCTCTCAGTTATTTTTACCTGTCCTGCACACGCTTCCGTTTGCCTTTTAAATTCGAATCATATTGttttgtatgttattgtgtgcaacaacaaaaataaaaaaaattaaagaaaaagaaaagaactAAGAAAGCATTTTTCACAAATACGACGGATGGTTCACTTAAATTTCAGAATTCTTTCAGCTTTTTCTTCCCTTCATAGTAATCTGTATATAGGGGGGACAAACGTCAATCTGTAATTTGCCACTTAAGCAAGAACAGAACAAACAGTTGGAGTTAGTATTGGATGAATGGAGATATCATTGTCAGCTTTTGCCTGTAATGATGTTAACAATTTCTTGGCAAAAATATCAACTTTAATGTAGAGATACTTTGACAGTGTTCACTTAGGAAGTTGTGCATTAGTAAGATGTTGGAGGACATGCGTCAATGGTGTTTTTTTTAACTAGAGATCTGTCAGTGTTAAATGTGTGTAAATTGTGTTGTGTTTTATGTATAGTATAGCATTGTATGttaatgcactgtatgtttatgGGGCCACATTTTAATATTAGTCTGTCAATTCGTTACATACTGTACTACAGTAGAATTCATACTCAACATTAAAAAGACAACTGTCTATGTGATGTTACAATTTAAATAAGACTGTTTGCTCTCTTTCAATCTCTGCATGTGTACAGAAATAGCTGTTGAGGATCAAAGGATTGACCTTGTGACCTACCTGGCTCTGAAGAGCTTGCTGCTGGTACAGGTTTAGCCTGGCCTTAGTGTGCTCGTCAGTGGTGGGGCTCAGCAACTTGGGGTCGGACATGGACCTCTGCGTGTTCTTAATAGGGCGGGGCATGCTGGGGTGGCGCTGGGGTGACTCGGCTGTGTAGGCCTTCTGCTGGGGAGTGACATGGGCCTTGTTCAGCCCGCCGCTGGAGAGGGAGGTCTCCAGCAGGCGGTGGGGGGAGACGGGGGACACAGGGGAGTAGAGCACCTGGGGGGACTTGGGGGGCTGACGGATCAGGCTGGAGAGGGACTCATTGTGGAGGTGGTTCATgggctgggtctgggtctggtagCTGATCTCCATGGGGTCAGACCTCCTCCTGTTCTGCTGCTGCCGCGGGTCAGCGGAGCCCACCAGCTGGATGCCCGTGGAGTAGGGGCTGACGGTGGTGGGCACGCTGAGCTGTGGCACCACCACGCCCTGAGACTGGACCTCCACGTCTGTTTGGCAGGCTAGGCTTTGACCCTTCTGGGTCCTTTCAGGGCCTGAGATATAGTGGACGATTTCCACTTTGTTCGGGTCTGGCACGGTGACGTGGATGGCCGGGGACACCTTCCCCAGCTGGTCTGTTTCGGTCTGGCAGGAGCAGTCTCGGATGGTCTGGATGGCGATGCTGGATGAGGCGGCTGTCTTGGAGGCTGCGTCAGTCTTGTGGTCGGCCCCGGGATCCGAGTGCCTGGAGAAGCGTGAGCGTCTGCGCCTCACAGGCTGCTCCCACTCCACTTTCTCCTCATCATCGTCAGTCTGGACGCTGCGGTCTACGCTGCGCCTGTTGCGTCTGCGCCTGGACATGATGTACCTCTCCTCGCCCTCCTCGTCGTCTGTCTGGACGCAGCTGTCCACGATCCTCCGGGCTCCGTAGAACTCGACACTCTCGCCCTCCATTCCATCTCTCAGTCGGGGCATGGAGGTGGAGTTCTGCTTTCTCATGTTGGTCCTGGTCTCCATCTGCTCCTCGTTGTTCCTTAGACACATGTCTGAGGAGGAGTTGGGCAGGGACCTGAAGCCCACTTGGTCTCCGTAGGGCTGCAGCGTCTGGCCGCTCTGGTCCAACTGAGCGGCTGCGGTGGCTGCAGCAGCGACAGCTGCAGCAGTCTTCTGCCTCTTCTGCTCCTCAAGCTGCTGCTGGAGCTGCTGCTGCAGCGACTGGATCTGGTCAAGCTGGGCTTTCTGCTGGGCCAACTGCTCCTTCTGCATCACCAGCTGGTTCTCCCTCTcagcctgctgctgctgcaggaccTGCTCCTTGATGGTCTGCAGCTCCTGGATCTCCCTGTGCACCAGCATCTGCTCCTTCTCACGGTGCCGCTGCAGCTCCATGCGctccctctccagctcctcctgcagACGCAGCTGACGCAGCTTCTCCAACTCCACGCGCTCCCGCTCCATTTGCAGAAGCTGCTCCTGTTGGCGGtgcatcctctcctcctcagacTCGGTCTCTGGGTTGACAGGGCCGCTGGAGGGTGGGGTTGGGTGATGGGGTTGGGTGCTGCTCTGGGGCCCAGCGTAGCTTTGTGTTGAGGGGTAAGCGTGGGCTGGAGGGGGCTGGCTCTGGGGTGGATGCTGGCCCTGAGGGTGGAATTGAGGTTGCATGTGCtggggctgggctgggggctGGCTCTGAGGCTGGACCTGGGGCTGCCCTGGGGCCTGAGTGTGGAGGTGAGCCTGGGTCAGGTTCATGGGATGCTGCTCGGGCTCCATTGGCAAGCTGACCGAGGCTGATGTATGGGCAACGGTAGATTGAGACGGTGGATCAGATCCACTTGATGTCACAGAGGGCTTCCCTAGGTAGATTGGGGCATCctgggtggtggtgatggtggcaTGCATGCTCACAGGGGCCGACGTGGTAGATGGGAAGACGTTGGGAGCCGGATAACGGTATGGGGCCTGTCCAGACATAGGCATCCGTGGGTTCACAGGCATCCTGGTGAGGCTGGCCAGAGGCACAGGTGTCATATTGGCTGTGGGTAAAGGCCTGTACACTCCATTTAGTAGCGGGCGCAGCACTGAGGCAGGCTGGGTAGTGATTGGCAAGGTGGAGGCGATGGGTGTGTTGATGGTAGAATAGGTCATCCCATCGGCAGACCTCATGGCAGACGGGTACATGGCTCGGAGGCTGGCTTGCCTGGCATTGATCATGTTGGTGAGCGCTTGGGTGTGAGAGATTGGCTTCCCGTCAGGTCCGTAGAGCATATTTTGTCTCATAGAGTTCAGCCTGCCACCTGGACCAGTTCCTCTGCCTACACCGTACTGCATGAGCTCCGGGTTGCTCCCATAACGGTCCATTGAGTTGAGGGCAGCACACATTCGGCTGATCTCTCTGGCGGTGGTGGCACTGTACTGGGCCAGGTTGGACTCCTGGAAGTTAGCGAGGTCTCGGGGCGAGTAGCCGTAGTCTGAGCTGATGTTTGACAGAGAGTTGAATCTGCGTATGGGCAGGGCAGTAGCAGTGATGTCACCTCCATGGCGTAGGTCAGTGTAGGAGCCATACTGCATGCCCAGTCCCAGGAAACCTCCCTCATAGGCGTGTTTCATGGTGCTGAGGTCCACGGCCAGCTCTGCAGAGGTCTGGATGTGTGGGTCCATCTTGGAGTGGTAGGACTGGAGTCCGGCTTCTGCTAGGTTGGTGTCAGACATCGAGGGCTGTAGCCGACCAGGGAACGGTAGTGTGTAGGCTTTACGCCCGTCCATAGAAAACTCCTGATACTGGCCCTCCTGGTCTGACTCGTAAGAGAGTGGTGGCACAGAGTGTGGTCTTGGCTCTTGAGTGGCCACTTTCTCAT
Encoded proteins:
- the bsna gene encoding protein bassoon isoform X3, which translates into the protein MSGGLGEPSPVSHPSPKHQPMGSPRHQALTSQQPAQQPPFQKLTSQQQEGPRPMQPQQQKPQTGLGSGPFASTAAKQPGDTKAPVQATPTPAIEPLKQPKAKEETMPKPEELVEPTIDTKPTQKKGEPITPIKEIKKSRYDETKNSTQDLSRSPQSLSDTGYSSDGISSSHSEIIGLIQEEEMKLSERGISGRGSPPSPSEITKLESSMRPLLESKALPVEERERERGRGRHHREQRPRSLSITPEAYDSDEELEDIVEEEEDGGDWESKREHKSSAAPKEEKNVAEPEPMTDEEFMRRQIIEMSADEDNEEEEEDMEEEDEEDEGYGYQKQQKTLKHISELTKEKRRLSHQSSSFEEDTKSSSDIYKCSAEEGEEGGLGGLRRFKTIELNNTNSYSRDMELNNENDLSLDREPELEMESLTGSPEERSRGEYSSTLPPTTSSYNSGTSPTSISSMEEDSDSSPSRRQRLEDAKQQRKARHRSHGPLLPTIEDSSEEDELREEEELLREQEKMRDLEQQRIRSTARKTKRDKEELRAQRRRERSKTPPSNLSPIEDASPTEELRQAAEMEELHRSSASEYSPQSLDSEAEGYESKLYKSGSEYNLPTFMSLYSPTEKSSTTSTTTAPSSSKPLKSAEEVYEEMMRKAELLQKQQKQQQQQQGRHNSAYEDDTNGQQNEDVYEYEQAETSYENEAAETGDIYEEIRQTSQNITKMHQSSALELQQQADEQVEIDDSTYPDKQLLDTGSAFAKLLEQTNDLLTPGNSPTQLSAPVSFSETGGRIPDVRVTQHYSKDVHKAGMKSQTGKNGITPVVAATTIAAYGVYSRDAVTISQTSVSQTMTTTQSIMYGRQTGGPATSTTTVSNVCSKIAEITQAYSQREMVARRVGESRGVQARDSATSSEHVIEPRSPKMYSYYKSSSPPLSPSASPTESPTLSPSRRAEISTQTFSPGIGALSAGSGPTSPVMAQGTQTSQRAVSPRLFRQQSSQHALYMGAEPTSPAKPMTVNMATSPLSSPTRFIRQSTFDSYSSQASPPDTPPYHQSPQHSFYRTQKVEKVSVGTSMVTTASTYSCGSMSMDNISLCRISSIPGTSRVEPGQMIHGGSVVDLRTVDLRTATNAAPIIMTAHGMDLTSLATETRKSTSGPEGSHPSTVIQPLIMNLNTQHHPHVMVSTATTVSVTVAASMFISQPQQPMVYGDPLQNRVDLGQGMGSAMCLSQNKPPPIDPSIPKIDAKLEDLSIQQQQLFQQQQKLQQQQHLLEQQLQQHHQMQQQSSVARYNLPGQMTLLKKDLLVSQTSNAPAMVSAISPAVAPDIYGTGGPLELKSKPTPAGVMNLAGGGPHGMMIQMEGAPQGGPVTQLVKTEEGQDAVDFTGGQIKAENQPACCDVVYRLPFGGSCVGGPFSQKPNVDEKVATQEPRPHSVPPLSYESDQEGQYQEFSMDGRKAYTLPFPGRLQPSMSDTNLAEAGLQSYHSKMDPHIQTSAELAVDLSTMKHAYEGGFLGLGMQYGSYTDLRHGGDITATALPIRRFNSLSNISSDYGYSPRDLANFQESNLAQYSATTAREISRMCAALNSMDRYGSNPELMQYGVGRGTGPGGRLNSMRQNMLYGPDGKPISHTQALTNMINARQASLRAMYPSAMRSADGMTYSTINTPIASTLPITTQPASVLRPLLNGVYRPLPTANMTPVPLASLTRMPVNPRMPMSGQAPYRYPAPNVFPSTTSAPVSMHATITTTQDAPIYLGKPSVTSSGSDPPSQSTVAHTSASVSLPMEPEQHPMNLTQAHLHTQAPGQPQVQPQSQPPAQPQHMQPQFHPQGQHPPQSQPPPAHAYPSTQSYAGPQSSTQPHHPTPPSSGPVNPETESEEERMHRQQEQLLQMERERVELEKLRQLRLQEELERERMELQRHREKEQMLVHREIQELQTIKEQVLQQQQAERENQLVMQKEQLAQQKAQLDQIQSLQQQLQQQLEEQKRQKTAAAVAAAATAAAQLDQSGQTLQPYGDQVGFRSLPNSSSDMCLRNNEEQMETRTNMRKQNSTSMPRLRDGMEGESVEFYGARRIVDSCVQTDDEEGEERYIMSRRRRNRRSVDRSVQTDDDEEKVEWEQPVRRRRSRFSRHSDPGADHKTDAASKTAASSSIAIQTIRDCSCQTETDQLGKVSPAIHVTVPDPNKVEIVHYISGPERTQKGQSLACQTDVEVQSQGVVVPQLSVPTTVSPYSTGIQLVGSADPRQQQNRRRSDPMEISYQTQTQPMNHLHNESLSSLIRQPPKSPQVLYSPVSPVSPHRLLETSLSSGGLNKAHVTPQQKAYTAESPQRHPSMPRPIKNTQRSMSDPKLLSPTTDEHTKARLNLYQQQALQSQLAALQQSALRKVKRTLPSPPPEESHLPIITPALPQMYMPAVPSLRAGSRPGLAAKASLLKDLTHELKAVEQESTKLRKQQQELEEEEKEIDAKLRYLELGIHQRKETLVKERERRDMAYLRCMGDPRDYMSDSELNNLRLAAAVASYESNGVLTRPSTAPLSQFTSDLNTAAQFPPTSSFISYQSYHPQSQPAPAPQPGTPYQTAAFNQPPYPSVAQAAALPQPTPLQTQHLPPSYQTQGSFPSHTYPQSQPPYPTEQGVQPLLQQQQQPSHQGFQPAQPAQPGQPPYPTHTSPYPSQVSYPAGPSQTTPYQPQADILTVHQRPRQTSLADLEHKMPTNYEVISNPTVVVTTTAQDAIYSSSSGAPLYGQYTGGTTMANTYGPYSSTVSSTYGQYTTTVANTYGQQYTSTPASTYGQYTTTTANTYGYTTTTASSYGQYTATVANSYGHGTPSDRLHSVDSLSTYAQDGLYGPASLEQNIPRNYVMCDDISELTKDGLGGMAADMHRSDGHGGRYMGESGPARGGSSYGRPEDELTREEDLYDHHGRAYNLGQEETDWFEKPRDLRSGSRHYGSGGHSSSGRSRHIKHSYHDYDEPPEEDLWPQDEYGQTRHSSSSRDHRPHGSGSSGRHSSSRHLDEPRSSRSSKGHPKDPSMRHDSRQLSSSGKRGDSRSQGGYHSSDYSRDPSGLHHSQGRSSKSSSSHDGRTSSRKQQDLQGHPSSSSRGQGSSGRGQGSTSGPPGSRGQGPTSQQDGLQPGQRTQLQQQPQTSAARQTGTTPAGTTPGGQQPLGPGQAQQGLQAKPGQLGPGQASRLPQAGGAMGQLPPTAAPVANTPPVTAIGAKAVIGGAAQPAKTPQPPLTGIGSKAAPRPGGIGSAAAGQPGMEGESLLSKVLPGNPAEAAGKLGEAISGFGKKFTSLW